A portion of the Candidatus Tumulicola sp. genome contains these proteins:
- a CDS encoding pitrilysin family protein: MRFSRILVAALATLTVFCCSSVAARAAGDVTRATLSNGLQVVVVRDTLAPVVTTMLNYKVGSNEQWIDGLAHATEHMMFRGSKTMSSSSLMETIGITGGNFDADTQNNVTQYYFTVPSQYLDIALRVERSRATGLIMAPDQWAQERGAITQEVTQDNSDAIYRLFVKMQNRLVGGTPYNKDGLGTVQGFKNDVNSAQLLKFYHSWYHPNNAVYVIVGNVDGAQTIARVKQLFGDIPSAKLPARDPVHLQPLHGATYHETSDQPYTAVLIGYRMPGYDSPDYAASQILGDVLNNQRSTFGALPFTGKALGVEFDEQTFTKAGIGIAFAAVPVTSKPQDVDAEIRGIINAYRTNGVPADLVEAAKLREVSELEFNGNSIEGLANEWSQAVAVQGLGSPDDMISHFKNVSVADVNRILRTYLNNTTAVAAYAVPKNAGAASGGGSMAAENNSIPPSKHEPLPSWAQSILANLHVPSQTINPTDMRLSNGIRLIVQPETITHTVVVSGQIQNNTDVQEPAGQEGVADVTAGLLPYGTTTYDRVGLATELDKIAATTTTGTSFGVRVLSQDFDRGVQLLADEELHPAFDPKSFGLVKDQAVGSLTGEMTSPDHLTDVALMSALYPPGDPSRRFATPQTVGALTLDQVRAWYGSAYRPDLTTIVVIGNTTPDEAKSVFEKYFSSWTAQGPKPNIEPPPAAANAPSQVTIPATGRVQSQVQLVETLPLLRTDPDWARLQLANTVLTGGFYSSMLYHDLREVHGYVYNVGSSVSAGKVRGTFTVRYGCDPQNIVPAEGQVVAILSQLQKTAIQPDRLLRSKALLMGDFPIRQSSYNGVARELLNYSSLDLPLDQNVLDAQAELDATPDAVAAALAKFIRPNGFVRVVTGPGPR, encoded by the coding sequence ATGCGATTTTCACGAATTCTCGTCGCTGCGCTTGCGACGTTAACGGTATTCTGTTGTTCTTCCGTCGCTGCCCGTGCGGCCGGCGACGTGACGCGCGCCACCTTATCGAACGGCCTGCAAGTCGTGGTCGTACGCGACACGCTGGCGCCGGTCGTCACGACGATGCTCAACTACAAGGTCGGTTCCAACGAGCAGTGGATCGACGGGCTTGCCCATGCGACGGAACACATGATGTTCCGCGGGAGCAAGACGATGTCGTCGTCGTCGCTGATGGAAACGATCGGCATCACCGGCGGCAACTTCGACGCCGATACGCAGAACAACGTCACCCAATATTACTTTACGGTTCCGTCGCAGTATCTCGACATCGCATTGCGCGTCGAGCGCTCGCGAGCGACGGGCTTGATCATGGCGCCCGACCAATGGGCCCAGGAGCGCGGCGCGATCACCCAAGAGGTGACGCAAGACAACAGCGACGCGATCTACCGGCTGTTCGTGAAGATGCAAAATCGTTTGGTCGGCGGCACGCCGTACAACAAAGACGGTTTGGGTACCGTACAAGGCTTCAAGAACGACGTTAATTCAGCCCAACTCCTCAAGTTCTATCACAGCTGGTATCACCCGAATAACGCGGTGTACGTCATCGTCGGAAACGTCGACGGCGCGCAGACGATCGCCCGGGTCAAACAGCTCTTCGGCGATATTCCGTCGGCCAAGTTGCCGGCACGCGACCCGGTACATTTGCAGCCGCTTCACGGAGCGACGTATCACGAGACATCGGATCAGCCGTATACCGCGGTGCTGATCGGTTACCGCATGCCGGGTTACGACAGTCCGGATTACGCGGCATCGCAAATCCTCGGCGATGTGCTCAACAATCAACGCAGCACGTTCGGAGCGCTTCCGTTCACGGGTAAAGCGTTGGGCGTCGAGTTCGACGAGCAAACCTTTACCAAGGCCGGTATCGGTATCGCGTTTGCGGCCGTTCCCGTGACGTCCAAACCACAAGACGTCGACGCGGAAATCCGCGGCATCATCAACGCGTACCGAACCAATGGCGTCCCCGCCGACCTGGTCGAAGCCGCCAAGTTGCGCGAAGTCTCCGAGCTCGAGTTCAACGGAAATTCGATCGAGGGTCTGGCCAACGAGTGGAGCCAAGCCGTCGCGGTCCAAGGCCTCGGTTCGCCCGACGACATGATTTCGCACTTTAAGAACGTAAGCGTCGCGGACGTCAATCGCATTCTACGCACCTACTTGAATAACACGACGGCGGTAGCGGCGTACGCCGTTCCGAAGAATGCCGGCGCCGCTAGCGGCGGCGGATCGATGGCCGCCGAAAATAACTCCATTCCACCCAGCAAACACGAGCCGTTGCCGAGCTGGGCGCAATCGATCCTCGCCAACTTGCACGTCCCCTCGCAAACCATCAACCCGACCGACATGCGTCTGTCGAACGGCATCCGATTGATCGTGCAGCCCGAAACGATCACGCACACCGTGGTCGTCAGTGGACAAATTCAAAATAACACCGACGTCCAAGAACCGGCCGGCCAAGAAGGCGTTGCCGACGTGACGGCCGGGCTGCTGCCGTACGGAACGACGACCTACGATCGCGTCGGTCTCGCGACCGAACTGGACAAAATCGCCGCGACGACGACCACCGGTACGAGCTTCGGGGTCCGTGTGCTGTCGCAAGACTTCGATCGCGGCGTCCAGCTGCTGGCCGACGAAGAACTGCATCCGGCATTCGATCCGAAATCGTTCGGACTCGTCAAAGACCAGGCTGTCGGATCGTTGACCGGCGAAATGACGTCGCCCGACCATCTCACCGACGTCGCGCTGATGTCGGCACTCTATCCGCCGGGCGACCCGTCGCGACGCTTTGCAACGCCGCAAACCGTCGGCGCGCTAACGCTGGATCAAGTCAGGGCGTGGTATGGATCTGCCTACCGGCCCGATCTCACGACGATCGTCGTGATCGGGAACACGACGCCCGACGAAGCAAAATCAGTCTTCGAGAAATACTTCTCCAGTTGGACGGCACAGGGGCCGAAGCCGAACATCGAGCCGCCGCCCGCTGCCGCCAATGCGCCGAGCCAAGTCACGATCCCGGCGACCGGCCGCGTGCAATCGCAGGTACAGCTTGTCGAAACGCTTCCGCTCCTGCGGACCGATCCCGACTGGGCGCGCCTGCAACTGGCGAACACGGTACTAACGGGCGGTTTCTATTCGTCGATGCTCTATCACGATCTGCGTGAAGTGCACGGGTACGTCTACAACGTCGGCAGCTCGGTCAGCGCCGGCAAAGTGCGCGGCACGTTTACCGTTCGCTACGGATGCGATCCGCAGAATATCGTCCCCGCCGAAGGGCAAGTCGTTGCGATCTTGAGCCAACTGCAAAAGACCGCGATCCAGCCCGATCGTCTCCTGCGCAGCAAAGCGTTGTTGATGGGCGACTTCCCGATTCGCCAGTCGAGCTACAACGGCGTAGCGCGCGAACTGTTGAACTACTCGTCTCTCGACTTGCCGCTCGATCAGAACGTGCTCGACGCGCAAGCCGAACTCGACGCGACGCCCGACGCGGTTGCCGCTGCTTTGGCGAAGTTCATTCGCCCGAACGGTTTCGTCCGGGTCGTCACCGGGCCGGGGCCGCGCTAG
- a CDS encoding HAD family hydrolase, which produces MNDKQVAGVGFDVDHTLVIDNKLERIAMLRMLQTIEDDGGAPCRNLLEESRRIDELLACQRAGDFSIDEAVDRFVSERGIAPDARYVERFKTIALDMVEQVVVPLPGARDALRELQRCGMRVAVLSNGWNPLQIAKARRAGFDGPVIASADIGVQKPDPRAFDALVETLGTLPGQTCYVGDGPSIDVAGAAKAGLQTVWIDADELPYPAGVAPPDYRVECLSDLPALLNGANLAME; this is translated from the coding sequence ATGAACGATAAGCAGGTGGCCGGCGTTGGTTTCGACGTCGACCACACGCTCGTAATTGACAATAAGCTCGAGCGGATTGCGATGCTGCGCATGCTGCAGACGATCGAAGACGATGGCGGCGCGCCCTGCCGCAACCTCTTGGAAGAGTCGCGTCGTATCGACGAATTACTGGCGTGTCAACGCGCGGGCGACTTTTCGATCGATGAAGCCGTCGATCGTTTCGTTTCGGAACGCGGTATCGCACCCGACGCGCGATACGTCGAGCGCTTCAAAACGATCGCACTCGACATGGTCGAGCAGGTCGTGGTGCCGCTACCCGGCGCACGCGACGCATTGCGGGAGTTGCAGCGTTGTGGAATGCGCGTTGCGGTGTTGAGTAATGGATGGAATCCACTGCAAATTGCTAAAGCGCGGCGGGCCGGCTTCGACGGCCCGGTGATCGCTAGCGCCGATATCGGCGTGCAGAAACCCGATCCGCGCGCCTTCGATGCACTGGTCGAAACGCTCGGGACGCTCCCCGGTCAAACGTGTTACGTGGGGGATGGTCCATCGATCGACGTCGCCGGCGCCGCCAAAGCCGGATTACAAACGGTATGGATCGACGCCGACGAACTTCCCTACCCTGCCGGTGTCGCGCCGCCAGATTATCGCGTCGAGTGTCTGAGCGATCTGCCCGCGTTGCTGAACGGAGCGAATCTTGCGATGGAGTAG